The proteins below come from a single Sander lucioperca isolate FBNREF2018 chromosome 20, SLUC_FBN_1.2, whole genome shotgun sequence genomic window:
- the tnnt2c gene encoding troponin T2c, cardiac gives MSDTEEIVEEYEEEEEVNEEEEEVVEKELEDDEAETKEKHAEENEQEEDSKWRPKTTYVPNIAPPKLPDGEKVDFDDLHRKRVEKDFNDLQTLIESHFSTRQKEEEELVALRNRIERRRSDRAEQQRVRSEEERERQTRLAGEKARREEEAAKLRADEEAKKKMIFTNKSFGGYLQKVDQKKGKKLTAREEKKKALMERRKPLNIDHLNQEKLAEKAQDLWQWLHQLHAEKFELAENLKRQKYDIYVLRNRVSDHQRGSKASKTSRGAKGKSGSWK, from the coding sequence ATGTCAGACACTGAGGAAATTGTGGAGGAGTacgaagaagaggaggaggtgaatgaggaggaagaagaagttGTAGAAAAGGAACTGGAGGATGATGAAGCAGAGACGAAAGAAAAGCATGCAGAGGAGAACGAGCAGGAGGAGGACTCCAAATGGCGGCCTAAGACAACTTATGTGCCAAACATTGCTCCTCCAAAGCTCCCTGATGGTGAGAAGGTGGATTTCGATGACTTGCACCGAAAGAGAGTAGAAAAGGATTTCAACGACCTCCAGACCCTGATTGAGTCGCATTTCTCCACCCGccagaaagaggaggaagagctgGTCGCGCTGCGTAACCGCATTGAGCGCCGTCGATCAGACAGAGCAGAACAACAACGTGTCCGCTCCGAGGAGGAACGTGAACGGCAAACACGTCTGGCCGGGGAGAAGGCGAGGCGTGAGGAGGAGGCAGCCAAACTGCGCGCCGACGAGGAGGCAAAGAAGAAGATGATATTCACCAACAAGTCCTTTGGCGGCTACCTGCAGAAGGTGGACCAGAAGAAGGGCAAGAAGCTGACAGCACGGGAGGAGAAAAAGAAGGCCCTGATGGAGCGCCGGAAGCCACTCAACATCGACCACCTGAACCAGGAGAAGCTTGCGGAGAAGGCGCAGGACCTGTGGCAGTGGCTCCACCAGCTGCATGCAGAAAAGTTTGAGCTGGCCGAAAACCTCAAGAGGCAGAAGTACGACATCTACGTGCTCCGAAACCGAGTCAGCGACCACCAGAGGGGCTCCAAAGCATCCAAGACCTCCCGCGGGGCCAAGGGCAAGTCTGGTTCCTGGAAGTAA